Proteins encoded by one window of Homo sapiens chromosome 1 genomic patch of type FIX, GRCh38.p14 PATCHES HG1343_HG173_HG459_PATCH:
- the LOC124905557 gene encoding eukaryotic translation initiation factor 1A, X-chromosomal, translating to MPKNKGKGGKNRRRGKNENESEKRELVFKEDGQEYAQVIKMLGNGRLEAMCFDGVKRLCHIRGKLRKKVWINTSDIILVGLRDYQDNKADVILKYNADEARSLKAYGELPEHAKINETDTFGPGDDDEIQFDDIGDDDEDIDDI from the coding sequence ATGCCCAAGAATAAAGGTAAAGGAGGTAAAAATAGACGCAGGGGTAAGAATGAGAATGAATCTGAAAAAAGAGAACTGGTATTCAAAGAGGATGGTCAGGAGTATGCTCAGGTAATCAAAATGTTGGGAAATGGACGGCTAGAAGCAATGTGTTTCGATGGTGTAAAGAGGTTATGTCACATCAgaggaaaattgagaaaaaaggTTTGGATAAATACCTCGGACATTATTTTGGTTGGTCTCCGAGACTACCAGGATAACAAAGctgatgtaattttaaaatacaatgcaGACGAAGCTAGAAGTCTGAAGGCATACGGCGAGCTTCCAGAGCATGctaaaatcaatgaaactgataCATTTGGTCCTGGAGATGATGATGAAATTCAGTTTGATGACATTGGAGATGATGATGAAGATATTGATGACATCTAA